A stretch of Polyodon spathula isolate WHYD16114869_AA unplaced genomic scaffold, ASM1765450v1 scaffolds_784, whole genome shotgun sequence DNA encodes these proteins:
- the LOC121308845 gene encoding heterogeneous nuclear ribonucleoprotein A1-like isoform X4 yields MSKSEASREPEQLRKLFIGGLSFETSDESLRAHFEQWGVLTDCVVMRDPSTKRSRGFGFVTYSSVEEVDACMEARPHKVDGRVVEPKRAVSREDSTRPGAHMTVKKIFVGGIKEDTEEHHLRDYFEQYGKIEVIEIMTDRGSGKKRGFAFVTFDDHDSVDKIVIQKYHTVNGHNCEVRKALSKQEMASAGRGGGGGSGNFGGRGGFGGNDFGRDGNFGGRGGFGGGRGGYGGGDGYNGFGGDGYGGGQGYGGGNRGYGGGGQGYGNQGGGYGGNGGGYDNYNNGGGGAGGNFGGGNFGGGGGNYNNDFGSYNSQASSSYGPMKGGNFGGGGGRNAGGPYGGGYGGGSGSGGYGGSGGGRRF; encoded by the exons ATGTCCAAATCCGAG gCATCCCGTGAACCCGAGCAGCTTCGGAAGCTTTTCATAGGAGGCCTGAGCTTCGAAACGTCCGACGAGAGTCTGAGGGCTCACTTTGAGCAATGGGGCGTGCTCACAGACTGCGTG GTTATGAGGGACCCCTCCACCAAGCGCTCGCGAGGGTTCGGCTTCGTCACGTACTCCTCTGTGGAGGAGGTGGATGCGTGTATGGAGGCCCGGCCTCACAAAGTGGACGGGAGAGTGGTGGAGCCCAAGAGAGCCGTGTCCCGAGAG GATTCCACGCGGCCGGGCGCTCACATGACTGTGAAGAAGATCTTCGTGGGCGGCATCAAGGAGGACACGGAGGAGCATCACCTGCGGGATTACTTCGAGCAGTACGGCAAGATCGAGGTGATCGAGATCATGACCGACCGAGGCAGCGGCAAGAAGAGAGGCTTCGCGTTCGTCACGTTCGACGACCACGACTCCGTGGACAAGATCGTCA ttcaGAAGTACCACACGGTGAACGGCCACAACTGTGAAGTGCGGAAAGCCCTGTCGAAGCAGGAGATGGCGAGCGCTG GGCGTGGCGGCGGAGGAGGATCTGGCAACTTCGGGGGCCGCGGTGGGTTTGGCGGGAATGATTTTGGCCGCGATGGGAACTTCGGTGGACGTG gtgGTTTCGGTGGTGGCCGGGGGGGCTATGGCGGTGGAGATGGCTATAACGGCTTTGGAGGAGATG gtTATGGTGGCGGCCAGGGCTATGGGGGTGGTAACCGTGGTTACGGAGGAGGAGGGCAGGGCTACGGTAACCAGGGAGGCGGGTATGGAGGAAACGGGGGTGGATACGACAACTACAAcaatggaggaggaggagcaggaggcaACTTCGGGGGAG GAAACTTCGGTGGCGGCGGTGGAAACTACAACAACGACTTCGGCAGCTACAACAGCCAGGCCTCGTCCAGCTACGGCCCCATGAAGGGAGGAAACTTCGGGGGTGGAGGCGGCAGGAACGCTGGGGGCCCCTATGGAG GTGGTTACGGTGGTGGCTCTGGCAGCGGTGGCTATGGGGGCAGCGGGGGTGGCAGGAGGTTTTGA
- the LOC121308845 gene encoding heterogeneous nuclear ribonucleoprotein A1-like isoform X2, with product MSKSEASREPEQLRKLFIGGLSFETSDESLRAHFEQWGVLTDCVVMRDPSTKRSRGFGFVTYSSVEEVDACMEARPHKVDGRVVEPKRAVSREDSTRPGAHMTVKKIFVGGIKEDTEEHHLRDYFEQYGKIEVIEIMTDRGSGKKRGFAFVTFDDHDSVDKIVIQKYHTVNGHNCEVRKALSKQEMASAGRGGGGGSGNFGGRGGFGGNDFGRDGNFGGRGGFGGGRGGYGGGDGYNGFGGDVNTTARQNSYDGGDGNNSGYGGGQGYGGGNRGYGGGGQGYGNQGGGYGGNGGGYDNYNNGGGGAGGNFGGGNFGGGGGNYNNDFGSYNSQASSSYGPMKGGNFGGGGGRNAGGPYGGGYGGGSGSGGYGGSGGGRRF from the exons ATGTCCAAATCCGAG gCATCCCGTGAACCCGAGCAGCTTCGGAAGCTTTTCATAGGAGGCCTGAGCTTCGAAACGTCCGACGAGAGTCTGAGGGCTCACTTTGAGCAATGGGGCGTGCTCACAGACTGCGTG GTTATGAGGGACCCCTCCACCAAGCGCTCGCGAGGGTTCGGCTTCGTCACGTACTCCTCTGTGGAGGAGGTGGATGCGTGTATGGAGGCCCGGCCTCACAAAGTGGACGGGAGAGTGGTGGAGCCCAAGAGAGCCGTGTCCCGAGAG GATTCCACGCGGCCGGGCGCTCACATGACTGTGAAGAAGATCTTCGTGGGCGGCATCAAGGAGGACACGGAGGAGCATCACCTGCGGGATTACTTCGAGCAGTACGGCAAGATCGAGGTGATCGAGATCATGACCGACCGAGGCAGCGGCAAGAAGAGAGGCTTCGCGTTCGTCACGTTCGACGACCACGACTCCGTGGACAAGATCGTCA ttcaGAAGTACCACACGGTGAACGGCCACAACTGTGAAGTGCGGAAAGCCCTGTCGAAGCAGGAGATGGCGAGCGCTG GGCGTGGCGGCGGAGGAGGATCTGGCAACTTCGGGGGCCGCGGTGGGTTTGGCGGGAATGATTTTGGCCGCGATGGGAACTTCGGTGGACGTG gtgGTTTCGGTGGTGGCCGGGGGGGCTATGGCGGTGGAGATGGCTATAACGGCTTTGGAGGAGATG TTAATACAACCGCCAGGCAGAATTCTTATGATGGCGGGGATGGAAataactcag gtTATGGTGGCGGCCAGGGCTATGGGGGTGGTAACCGTGGTTACGGAGGAGGAGGGCAGGGCTACGGTAACCAGGGAGGCGGGTATGGAGGAAACGGGGGTGGATACGACAACTACAAcaatggaggaggaggagcaggaggcaACTTCGGGGGAG GAAACTTCGGTGGCGGCGGTGGAAACTACAACAACGACTTCGGCAGCTACAACAGCCAGGCCTCGTCCAGCTACGGCCCCATGAAGGGAGGAAACTTCGGGGGTGGAGGCGGCAGGAACGCTGGGGGCCCCTATGGAG GTGGTTACGGTGGTGGCTCTGGCAGCGGTGGCTATGGGGGCAGCGGGGGTGGCAGGAGGTTTTGA
- the LOC121308845 gene encoding heterogeneous nuclear ribonucleoprotein A1-like isoform X1 has translation MSKSEASREPEQLRKLFIGGLSFETSDESLRAHFEQWGVLTDCVVMRDPSTKRSRGFGFVTYSSVEEVDACMEARPHKVDGRVVEPKRAVSREDSTRPGAHMTVKKIFVGGIKEDTEEHHLRDYFEQYGKIEVIEIMTDRGSGKKRGFAFVTFDDHDSVDKIVIQKYHTVNGHNCEVRKALSKQEMASAGMQTMRGRGGGGGSGNFGGRGGFGGNDFGRDGNFGGRGGFGGGRGGYGGGDGYNGFGGDVNTTARQNSYDGGDGNNSGYGGGQGYGGGNRGYGGGGQGYGNQGGGYGGNGGGYDNYNNGGGGAGGNFGGGNFGGGGGNYNNDFGSYNSQASSSYGPMKGGNFGGGGGRNAGGPYGGGYGGGSGSGGYGGSGGGRRF, from the exons ATGTCCAAATCCGAG gCATCCCGTGAACCCGAGCAGCTTCGGAAGCTTTTCATAGGAGGCCTGAGCTTCGAAACGTCCGACGAGAGTCTGAGGGCTCACTTTGAGCAATGGGGCGTGCTCACAGACTGCGTG GTTATGAGGGACCCCTCCACCAAGCGCTCGCGAGGGTTCGGCTTCGTCACGTACTCCTCTGTGGAGGAGGTGGATGCGTGTATGGAGGCCCGGCCTCACAAAGTGGACGGGAGAGTGGTGGAGCCCAAGAGAGCCGTGTCCCGAGAG GATTCCACGCGGCCGGGCGCTCACATGACTGTGAAGAAGATCTTCGTGGGCGGCATCAAGGAGGACACGGAGGAGCATCACCTGCGGGATTACTTCGAGCAGTACGGCAAGATCGAGGTGATCGAGATCATGACCGACCGAGGCAGCGGCAAGAAGAGAGGCTTCGCGTTCGTCACGTTCGACGACCACGACTCCGTGGACAAGATCGTCA ttcaGAAGTACCACACGGTGAACGGCCACAACTGTGAAGTGCGGAAAGCCCTGTCGAAGCAGGAGATGGCGAGCGCTGGTATGCAAACGATGAGAG GGCGTGGCGGCGGAGGAGGATCTGGCAACTTCGGGGGCCGCGGTGGGTTTGGCGGGAATGATTTTGGCCGCGATGGGAACTTCGGTGGACGTG gtgGTTTCGGTGGTGGCCGGGGGGGCTATGGCGGTGGAGATGGCTATAACGGCTTTGGAGGAGATG TTAATACAACCGCCAGGCAGAATTCTTATGATGGCGGGGATGGAAataactcag gtTATGGTGGCGGCCAGGGCTATGGGGGTGGTAACCGTGGTTACGGAGGAGGAGGGCAGGGCTACGGTAACCAGGGAGGCGGGTATGGAGGAAACGGGGGTGGATACGACAACTACAAcaatggaggaggaggagcaggaggcaACTTCGGGGGAG GAAACTTCGGTGGCGGCGGTGGAAACTACAACAACGACTTCGGCAGCTACAACAGCCAGGCCTCGTCCAGCTACGGCCCCATGAAGGGAGGAAACTTCGGGGGTGGAGGCGGCAGGAACGCTGGGGGCCCCTATGGAG GTGGTTACGGTGGTGGCTCTGGCAGCGGTGGCTATGGGGGCAGCGGGGGTGGCAGGAGGTTTTGA
- the LOC121308845 gene encoding heterogeneous nuclear ribonucleoprotein A1-like isoform X3, which yields MSKSEASREPEQLRKLFIGGLSFETSDESLRAHFEQWGVLTDCVVMRDPSTKRSRGFGFVTYSSVEEVDACMEARPHKVDGRVVEPKRAVSREDSTRPGAHMTVKKIFVGGIKEDTEEHHLRDYFEQYGKIEVIEIMTDRGSGKKRGFAFVTFDDHDSVDKIVIQKYHTVNGHNCEVRKALSKQEMASAGMQTMRGRGGGGGSGNFGGRGGFGGNDFGRDGNFGGRGGFGGGRGGYGGGDGYNGFGGDGYGGGQGYGGGNRGYGGGGQGYGNQGGGYGGNGGGYDNYNNGGGGAGGNFGGGNFGGGGGNYNNDFGSYNSQASSSYGPMKGGNFGGGGGRNAGGPYGGGYGGGSGSGGYGGSGGGRRF from the exons ATGTCCAAATCCGAG gCATCCCGTGAACCCGAGCAGCTTCGGAAGCTTTTCATAGGAGGCCTGAGCTTCGAAACGTCCGACGAGAGTCTGAGGGCTCACTTTGAGCAATGGGGCGTGCTCACAGACTGCGTG GTTATGAGGGACCCCTCCACCAAGCGCTCGCGAGGGTTCGGCTTCGTCACGTACTCCTCTGTGGAGGAGGTGGATGCGTGTATGGAGGCCCGGCCTCACAAAGTGGACGGGAGAGTGGTGGAGCCCAAGAGAGCCGTGTCCCGAGAG GATTCCACGCGGCCGGGCGCTCACATGACTGTGAAGAAGATCTTCGTGGGCGGCATCAAGGAGGACACGGAGGAGCATCACCTGCGGGATTACTTCGAGCAGTACGGCAAGATCGAGGTGATCGAGATCATGACCGACCGAGGCAGCGGCAAGAAGAGAGGCTTCGCGTTCGTCACGTTCGACGACCACGACTCCGTGGACAAGATCGTCA ttcaGAAGTACCACACGGTGAACGGCCACAACTGTGAAGTGCGGAAAGCCCTGTCGAAGCAGGAGATGGCGAGCGCTGGTATGCAAACGATGAGAG GGCGTGGCGGCGGAGGAGGATCTGGCAACTTCGGGGGCCGCGGTGGGTTTGGCGGGAATGATTTTGGCCGCGATGGGAACTTCGGTGGACGTG gtgGTTTCGGTGGTGGCCGGGGGGGCTATGGCGGTGGAGATGGCTATAACGGCTTTGGAGGAGATG gtTATGGTGGCGGCCAGGGCTATGGGGGTGGTAACCGTGGTTACGGAGGAGGAGGGCAGGGCTACGGTAACCAGGGAGGCGGGTATGGAGGAAACGGGGGTGGATACGACAACTACAAcaatggaggaggaggagcaggaggcaACTTCGGGGGAG GAAACTTCGGTGGCGGCGGTGGAAACTACAACAACGACTTCGGCAGCTACAACAGCCAGGCCTCGTCCAGCTACGGCCCCATGAAGGGAGGAAACTTCGGGGGTGGAGGCGGCAGGAACGCTGGGGGCCCCTATGGAG GTGGTTACGGTGGTGGCTCTGGCAGCGGTGGCTATGGGGGCAGCGGGGGTGGCAGGAGGTTTTGA
- the cbx5 gene encoding chromobox protein homolog 5 codes for MGKKTLPREEEEEEEGSSEEEEYVVEKVLDRRVVKGRVEFFLKWKGFSEKNNTWEPEKNLDCPELISAFLKTYKKKEGSGGGSSTAASGGRSRDTGSKRKNASEDDEESRAKRKKEDDVLIARGFERGLEPEKIIGATDSCGDLMFLMKWKDSDEADLVLAKEANVKCPQIVIAFYEERLTWHDDGEKKGKEKEKEKGAL; via the exons ATGGGTAAGAAGACTCTGCCacgggaggaggaagaggaggaggaaggctCCTCGGAGGAAGAGGAGTACGTGGTGGAGAAGGTCCTGGACAGGAGGGTCGTGAAGGGCAGGGTCGAGTTCTTTCTCAAGTGGAAAGGCTTCTCCGA GAAGAACAACACGTGGGAGCCGGAGAAGAACCTGGACTGTCCGGAGCTGATCTCCGCGTTCCTCAAGACTTACAAGAAGAAGGAGGGCAGCGGGGGGGGCAGCAGCACAGCGGCTAGCGGGGGGCGCTCTCGAGACACCGGGAGCAAGAGGAAGAACGCCAGCGAGGACGACGAGGAGAGCCGTGCTAAGAGGAAGAAAGAG GACGACGTTCTGATTGCCAGAGGCTTCGAGAGAGGTCTGGAGCCAGAGAAGATCATCGGAGCCACAGACTCGTGTGGGGATTTGATGTTCCTGATGAAATG GAAGGACTCTGACGAGGCTGACCTGGTCCTGGCGAAGGAGGCCAATGTGAAGTGCCCGCAGATCGTCATCGCATTCTACGAGGAGCGGCTCACGTGGCACGACGACGGAGAGAAGAAagggaaggagaaggagaaggagaagggggCGCTGTGA
- the smug1 gene encoding single-strand-selective monofunctional uracil-DNA glycosylase 1 isoform X1, which translates to MEAVQSAALPGTGRCVEGESAPLSPELEAVFQGSREAGSWVQSGLMEAVQSAALPGTGRCVEGESAPLSPELEAVFQGSREAGSWVQSGLMEAVQSAALPGTGGCVEGESAPLSPELEAVFQGSRGAGSWAQSGLMEAVQSAALPGTGGCVQGESAPLSPELEAVFQGSSPASLFLQGELVLSARLRELSFGAPVEYVYNPLEYAWDTHQCYVNKYCQGRKEVLFLGMNPGPFGMAQNGVPFGEASIVRDWLHITGKVGRPPFEHPKRPILGLECRQREVSGARFWGFFQKLCGEPGVFFRRCFVHNLCPLAFVSQTGRNLTPAELPVEQRDKLLRLCDLALCQAVRALGVSTVVGVGRLAEQRARRALSEAGVEGVRVEGIMHPSPRNPQANKGWEEIARAKLEEVGVLSLLSE; encoded by the exons ATGGAGGCTGTTCAGTCAGCTGCCCTGCCCGGTACAGGGCGCTGCGTGGAAGGGGAGTCAGCGCCTCTCTCCCCCGAGCTGGAGGCCGTGTTCCAGGGCTCCAGGGAGGCTGGTTCCTGGGTGCAGAGCGGTCTGATGGAGGCTGTTCAGTCAGCTGCCCTGCCCGGTACAGGGCGCTGCGTGGAAGGGGAGTCAGCGCCTCTCTCCCCCGAGCTGGAGGCCGTGTTCCAGGGCTCCAGGGAGGCTGGTTCCTGGGTGCAGAGCGGTCTGATGGAGGCTGTTCAGTCAGCTGCCCTGCCCGGTACAGGGGGCTGCGTGGAAGGGGAGTCAGCGCCTCTCTCCCCCGAGCTGGAAGCCGTGTTCCAGGGCTCCAGGGGGGCTGGTTCCTGGGCGCAGAGCGGTCTGATGGAGGCTGTTCAGTCAGCTGCCCTGCCCGGTACAGGGGGCTGCGTACAAGGGGAGTCAGCGCCTCTCTCCCCCGAGCTGGAGGCCGTGTTCCAGGGCTCCAGCCCTGCCTCCCTCTTCCTGCAGGGGGAGCTAGTGCTGAGCGCACGCCTGCGGGAGCTGTCGTTCGGAGCGCCGGTGGAGTACGTCTACAATCCCCTGGAGTACGCCTGGGACACACACCAGTGCTACGTCAACAAGTACTGTCAGGGGAGGAAAGAGGTGCTGTTCCTGGGCATGAACCCAGGGCCCTTTGGCATGGCACAGAACGGG GTCCCCTTCGGGGAGGCGAGCATTGTCCGCGACTGGCTGCACATCACCGGGAAGGTGGGTCGGCCTCCCTTCGAACACCCTAAGCGTCCGATCCTGGGGCTGGAGTGCCGGCAGCGTGAGGTGAGCGGAGCCCGTTTCTGGGGCTTCTTCCAGAAGCTGTGCGGGGAGCCGGGGGTGTTCTTCCGCCGCTGTTTCGTGCACAACCTCTGCCCCCTGGCCTTCGTGAGCCAGACTGGCAGGAACCTGACCCCCGCCGAGCTGCCCGTGGAGCAGAGAGACAAGCTGCTGAGGCTGTGTGACCTGGCGCTGTGCCAGGCTGTCCGAGCCCTGGGGGTCAGCACTGTGGTGGGGGTGGGCAGGCTGGCGGAGCAGCGTGCCCGCAGAGCTCTGTCCGAGGCAGGGGTGGAGGGGGTGAGGGTGGAGGGCATCATGCACCCCTCACCCAGGAACCCGCAGGCCAACAAGGGCTGGGAGGAGATAGCCAGAGCCAAGCTGGAGGAAGTCGGAGTCCTGTCCCTGCTGAGCGAATGA
- the smug1 gene encoding single-strand-selective monofunctional uracil-DNA glycosylase 1 isoform X2 has product MEAVQSAALPGTGRCVEGESAPLSPELEAVFQGSREAGSWVQSGLMEAVQSAALPGTGGCVEGESAPLSPELEAVFQGSRGAGSWAQSGLMEAVQSAALPGTGGCVQGESAPLSPELEAVFQGSSPASLFLQGELVLSARLRELSFGAPVEYVYNPLEYAWDTHQCYVNKYCQGRKEVLFLGMNPGPFGMAQNGVPFGEASIVRDWLHITGKVGRPPFEHPKRPILGLECRQREVSGARFWGFFQKLCGEPGVFFRRCFVHNLCPLAFVSQTGRNLTPAELPVEQRDKLLRLCDLALCQAVRALGVSTVVGVGRLAEQRARRALSEAGVEGVRVEGIMHPSPRNPQANKGWEEIARAKLEEVGVLSLLSE; this is encoded by the exons ATGGAGGCTGTTCAGTCAGCTGCCCTGCCCGGTACAGGGCGCTGCGTGGAAGGGGAGTCAGCGCCTCTCTCCCCCGAGCTGGAGGCCGTGTTCCAGGGCTCCAGGGAGGCTGGTTCCTGGGTGCAGAGCGGTCTGATGGAGGCTGTTCAGTCAGCTGCCCTGCCCGGTACAGGGGGCTGCGTGGAAGGGGAGTCAGCGCCTCTCTCCCCCGAGCTGGAAGCCGTGTTCCAGGGCTCCAGGGGGGCTGGTTCCTGGGCGCAGAGCGGTCTGATGGAGGCTGTTCAGTCAGCTGCCCTGCCCGGTACAGGGGGCTGCGTACAAGGGGAGTCAGCGCCTCTCTCCCCCGAGCTGGAGGCCGTGTTCCAGGGCTCCAGCCCTGCCTCCCTCTTCCTGCAGGGGGAGCTAGTGCTGAGCGCACGCCTGCGGGAGCTGTCGTTCGGAGCGCCGGTGGAGTACGTCTACAATCCCCTGGAGTACGCCTGGGACACACACCAGTGCTACGTCAACAAGTACTGTCAGGGGAGGAAAGAGGTGCTGTTCCTGGGCATGAACCCAGGGCCCTTTGGCATGGCACAGAACGGG GTCCCCTTCGGGGAGGCGAGCATTGTCCGCGACTGGCTGCACATCACCGGGAAGGTGGGTCGGCCTCCCTTCGAACACCCTAAGCGTCCGATCCTGGGGCTGGAGTGCCGGCAGCGTGAGGTGAGCGGAGCCCGTTTCTGGGGCTTCTTCCAGAAGCTGTGCGGGGAGCCGGGGGTGTTCTTCCGCCGCTGTTTCGTGCACAACCTCTGCCCCCTGGCCTTCGTGAGCCAGACTGGCAGGAACCTGACCCCCGCCGAGCTGCCCGTGGAGCAGAGAGACAAGCTGCTGAGGCTGTGTGACCTGGCGCTGTGCCAGGCTGTCCGAGCCCTGGGGGTCAGCACTGTGGTGGGGGTGGGCAGGCTGGCGGAGCAGCGTGCCCGCAGAGCTCTGTCCGAGGCAGGGGTGGAGGGGGTGAGGGTGGAGGGCATCATGCACCCCTCACCCAGGAACCCGCAGGCCAACAAGGGCTGGGAGGAGATAGCCAGAGCCAAGCTGGAGGAAGTCGGAGTCCTGTCCCTGCTGAGCGAATGA